The Fibrobacter sp. UWB16 genomic interval GGAGCGCATAGTAAATGCTAAAGCTCCAGGCCTTGCGGTACTGCGTAAACCCGATGCCATAATCGTGCTCGCGCGCCCACCCGTGGAACGGTTTCATCCGCCTATAGATCCCCGGCTGGTAGAAAAGCTCAATCGACAAATCGTAGCCATCTTGCCATAAAAAAGCCGCCTGCGAAAATCCGTATGCGCGCGTCCGCATAAAGCCATACATCATCCCCTTGAACGAATTGATGCCGCCCAAGCTAAACAAGTCCTCGCGTGCAAACGAGCCCCCCGACGGGAGCAACGCACCGGCCGCCGCCGAATAACGCACAATAAAGTTCTTCCACAAAGGCACGTAATACACAAGCGATGATTGCAAACGCAAATAGCTATCAAGCGAATCCGGGCGGTCCATCATCCACGCCAGAGACAAATCAAACGACGTTCCGCTCCGAGGCAAAACGCTCCGGTCAAACGACACGTACGAAAGTTCAAACGTCGAACTTTTCTCGTCATTGCCAATGCCCACGAATACCGCCACATCAAAGTTAAAGCCCACATTTCGCGACACGCCAAGTTCCAAACGCGAATCGCGTGACAGCGAATCATCTTCAAAGAACCCGCGCACAAGCACATCCCAGGCCGTCCCAAAGATAAAGCGTTCGCGATACGAGCCTTCTAGCCGTCTAGAATCGCTCTGCGAATAGCCCTCCATCTGCAAATCGCGCCCCGTCCCCAAGATGTTGAACAATTCGAGATTGATCTTACCTTCCCAGACATTCTCATCGCTCGAATACGTGAGGAATCCTTCGGCTGCAGAAATCGGAGCCGCCCGCATGGAATACGCCGGAATAATGCGGTTGCGCACAGGATCGCGGAACAAGCGCACATCGGCAGTCTTTTCGTAATAGCCCAAACGCGAAAGCTTGCGCTCCGAGCGCTCCAAGTCCGAAAGCGAAACTTTTTCGCCAATTTCAAGCCCAGTCAATTGAGCAAAGACTTCAGCATCAGTCGCTCCCGAATCAAGGTTTTCCGAACTAGCCCACACCCACGCGCTGCCACGTACAAACTCGCAACGCATGACGCCAGCACTGTCCACTGCGACATCCAATTTAGCACCAACAAACCCACGGTCCTCATAATAGCGCAACAGTTTCTGCTTTGCCGCACGCCAGGAACCACAAGGTGCCCCGACAACATCATTCATCGAAAGCTCTTCAAACTCGCTATGCTCCCCCACCCATTCCACGCGTTCAATACGGCACTCGGACGCATGGCACAAAACTGCGCCCAACAAGAGCACCGTCACAACGTACAAAATATTTCGCCACCACAACTTCATACTAGAAATACGCCTTCGCCTCGGTGGCCAGTTTTTGGAACACATTTTCTTCAGCATCGCCAAAGCGCAAGACATAGCGGAGCGAAAGCGACAAGAAGTTATTCACCTCTACCGAAGCCATCGCCTCAAGTCGGTACGTAATACCATCACCAAAACCAGACATCATCTGATACGGAATCACACCATCATGCGTATCCATCTGGATTGACGCAAATGACACATGAGCATCGACAACGCCCTCTTTTTCAAAACCGACACGCAGTTCCTCTTCCCAAAGATGCGCCCCGAAATGTTCTTCCATATCGTCTTCGCCCGAACCTTCCCTGTAGCGCACACGAGGCATCAAGCTAAAGCCCGCCGGAAACTTCCAAGTGTAGCGTCCCGTGATTTCCCAAATGTTCCAGTCTAGTTTTTGCAAGGCACTCAAATGAACTTTTTCAAAAGTATTATCGACTCCTACATAGTGATTATCGTTTATATTAAATCCGGCAGACAACTTATGATCAAACATATCCTGAAAATACCCGATTGAAGACATCTTCTTTTCGAAACTTGCACTCGGGTTATACGATGCCGAAATTCCTGACGGATGCTCCCAGGCAAGGCTTGCATCCCACGAAACAGTTCCCGCCGTCACGCGACGCAAGGCCGCCGGATAAACCGGAGGGAAATAAATCTTTTTACCCGTTGTATCTTCGGCTTCGGAGTGATACGATGCACTCAAAGTGATATCGCGCAACAGCCCTTGCGAAATTCCAAGCGAAACTCCCGGGTTCCATTCCAAAGAGGCTTCAAACGTCGCATTTGACGAAAGTACGGCACCCACGGAATCGTTACGGCCCATGCCTTCATAGACAAAGTCACCGTTATCGACGCCTTCGATAAAAGAGCCCGTAAGGCTATCGTAACGCACATCGCCCGTGCCCTTTGCGACCGCCTTGTAAATGGCCGTGTAAGTCTGCTCCGAAGTCATACCGAAACGGTACGCGACAGAGCCTTGCACGCCCATATCGTCACCACCAAAGTTCGTCGTCAAGTCGCCCACCCAAGAATCCGAGGCGCCCAGAGAATCCGTCACAGCATGCGAATACTGCAACAAGTGCGAAAGGTTAAACTTCCGGAAGTTCGCCTCAGCCGACTGCGTCCATGTCACGAGATTCACGGAATCGCGCCAGTCCTCATCGCGGGAATATTCCGCATGCCCGTCCGCACGGCCCGAGATATCGTGTTTGCGCACGGTGAGCGTTCCAACAGCCTCCTTCACATTCCACAAGTCATCATTCAATGTAGCACCAACAGCAGTCTTTGCATAACCGCGTTCCGTCTTACAGCCAAGCGAATCGCGCACAGAATAGCGCACATCGCCACTGCCAAACGGCCTAAAGAATCCGCGCAAAAATTCCGAAGAGAATGTGCCCTGATAACGTTTCCGGTCCACTTCCTGTGTACTTGAAACATAGGCTGCCGTAAATTCACTTGTTGCGTCCAAACCGCGATGCACAAGCATAAACTCCGAACGCGAAGAATTCCAGCGTTCATCATCGCCACGGCGGTATCCCCACTTGGCCGTTCCAAACCAATCCTTGCCCAAGCGTATCCGGAGCGCAAGTTCGTCATAGCGCAAGTCGCCCTTCAAAAGCGCACTGTCCAAGTCCCATTCATTGCGGAGCGCATACGAATTCCAATCACGTTCACTCCCGCTAAATTCAGAAATGGCAAAGCCTTCCTGAACGTAATTTCCATGGACCGAGAGCGACACCGGGAACGCATTCATGTTCTGCGTCGAGTCTGTAGTCACAAGCCATCTGAACGCACGCCCACTCGGGCCACCGACGTGTTTTGAAACTGTATTCGAATCCATGCGATTGAGCCCGAGTTCGACATCGGCGTAAAACCGATGTTCCGCCTGTAGGCGGAGGCGTGCTCCCAAGCGTTCCGACATTTTCGGGCGGTGCAAATCCTGGTCCAAAGAATCTTTCAATTCTCCGCCCCAGTCGTTTTTCAAGCGTTCGTAATCGGCGCTATCGAGCGTGCTTTTTCGCATGCGGTCCACATCATTTTCCAAATGGAATCCCGACACATCAAAAAACACATTTTCAAACCGCAAACTTCCTCGGGCCGCATACATCGTATAAATATCGTTATCCAAGTACGCATCGTATTCCACACGGACATCATCATCCGAGCCCGGAATAATCCCGTTCTTAAAATCTAAAAGGCCACCCGCATAATTCACTTCGTAATCGCGGTTTCGCACAAGCTCTACACCATTCAACCAGACTCTTTCGGAATTCGGCACTACCGAAATGAAACCGCCCGATTCATCGAGATGATAACCTTCGCGCTGCCCCTGCACACCGCTGAACGAGCGCGAATAACGCGTCACCTCGTCCGTGCCCCACGCGCCACTCACCTCGGAGCCATGATAGCGAAGCGTCGCCATTGCACCAAGCGTCGAACGGCTAAACGACGTAAGTCCCATCGAATTGTCCGTCCACGTCAAATCGCCCAAATGCAACATCGCATACGGAGATTCCACCCGAAAATAAATCTGGTCCACTTCCTGGAGCGTTGCAGTCGTCTGGTCCCCAGCCTTGCGGTCCACATCCGACAAAAGAGCATCAATATAAACGCTATCCGTGAGGCGCCCCTGAATCGAGAGTCGCAATTCCTGATCGACCTGCGTTCCACCATCACCCACAGTCACCTGCATCGTCTTGTAACCGTGCGTCTCGATTTCTGCACGCGATGAATCTTCGGCCTCCGGCGCATTCATAGTCGCAACAGGACTCGTCGCATCCGGCGCATTTTCTAAAGCATTTCTTTCAAGAATTGAAGGATCCCAGACCGGGAGCGAATCCACATCCAACGCAAAGGCTAAGCTGGCAAACAGCAGGCCCAGACAAGGAATAGACCGCATACAAAATTACCGGGAAGGGGTCACCACGCGGAACTGCCTGCTCGCAAGCAACTTACGGCCTGCCACCAAATCGACACTCCATTCGCCAAGTTCGACCAAGTCCGAAGCAAGCATCGAGCTGCAAACGTCCCCCGTAAGGTTGCAGGATTCTACAAAGATTGTATCAATACCCAAGAACCAGATGTGGAACAGGGTATCTTCCTGATAACGTGCAGAATTTGTAATAGACGAAAAAACGTAAAGTCTCGTATTCTCTTCGAACACGCTATCGGCGCCAAACGGCTCCCCATTCACAATATGGCGGCAAACGACACTATTCGCAGGCGAAAGCTCAATATCGGAATTGTCGGTAAAACTAACTTCGTCATCGATAAAGAACATGACAAAGCGGTGGACAAAGAAACCAAGAAAAACGACTATCGCCAAGACAGTCGTCTTACGCAAGTTTCGCAGTGGCGGAAACCGACCTGCCACAAGCACCTCCTAACGAACAAGACTGCTCGTATTCTGCGTAAACGCAGGAACGGCGTCCTCCAGCTTTTCGACCAGCAAGCGGTTAAAGTCTTCAATACGGTTCGGGAGTCTTCCTCCGTTAAAGACCTGCACAAGCAAAAGCGACTGGTCCACTGGAGAAATATAAACGGAACGGTTCTCGCCCGTAAACGATACGGACTGGAACTTTTCGCCGCCAAGCATCACCCCAATCTGACGGGAAGAGTCAAACGCGGCGATACTCAAAACCGCAAGGGGCGTTGCATCAAGGTCAGATCCAAGGGAACCGACTTCGGCAATGATGTTTCCATCACGATGGCAAAGAACAACATATTCGCACTTGACACTGGCCTGGTAGGCCATCATCAAGCGACGCACTTTGTTAGCATCATCAGAATAAATTGTATAATCGCTCATATTACACCACAGATTTTAGATTTACTTGTCTTTCGGTTTGTACGGACGTAAAACAATTTCATCATCATCCGTCTGTGCAGGTTTATCGACCGACCTGCCAAACGTGGGCATTCTAGGTACGGCGGTCGACACGCGCGGACGTGCGAACGGCGAAGACATGGCCCCCTTCTGGAACAAGCCAGAACCGGCACCGCCGGAGTTCGCCATGTTTGCCTGCGGCTTGGCGGCAAACGACGGCATACGGAACGGGGACGTCGGCTGCTGCGGGGCAGCAGATGCGGCCTGCGGTTTAGCATCCGCATTCTCGGCCGGAGCATCACTTGCAGGGGCTGCGGCACCGGCATTCACGGCGGCTTTGCGCAAGAATCCCTGCTTCACATTAAACTTTTCGATGACTAACATGGCAATCGTCTTGAGCGTCGTCACGACACCCTTGCCATTATGGGCTGTCGCCGGGAAGAACTGGAGCTTCTTTTCTGGATTGAGCATTTCGTTCATTTCATCCAGTGTAAAGACGTTCTCCATATCGCGCTTGTTGTACTGCAACACGAACGGAATGTCGTCCAAGTTCATGCCGTAGTCCTGCAAGTTCTGACGCAGGTTCTGGAGACTTTCCAAGTTTTCGGCCTGACGGGAACGCTGGGAGTCTGCTACAAAGACAATCCCATCGACACCGCGAAGAACAAGCTTACGGGTGCTGTTGTAATAAACCTGACCAGGAACAGTATAAAGCTGGAAACGGGTCTTAAAACCCTTAATGTCACCCAAATTCAAAGGCAAAAAGTCAAAGAACAAGGTTCGATCACCTTCTGTTGCGAGCGAAACCATGTCCGTGCGCTTGTCTTGAGGCATTTTCTGATGGATAACCTGCAAATTCGTGGTTTTACCACTTAAACCAGGACCATAGTAAACGACCTTACAACTAATTTCTCTTGTAGCAAAATTAATAGACGACATTATAATTCCTTGAAACCCAATACTTAATCTAGTAAAAAAGAATCGTAACAAAAAAAATATTTTCTTTTTTTGGCTTTTTTTAACCAAAATCACAATTTTTCGTCTAATCGAGAGTATTCTATATCACTTTTTTTTTCGCAATTCAATCTAAAAAAGCTGTATATGACAAAACAACCCGATACACCATTGGCATATCGGTTCATTTTGCTTAAAACCTTGTAAAAGACTTTAATTAAGCGAGGCCGTTGATGACCTTAGCAACCTTGGCCTTGTAGTTGGCAGCACGGTTGGCGCAGAAACCAGCGCGGTGAGAAACGGCAGCCTTGTCGAGCATGCTGAAGAGCTTCGGCATTTCTTCGAGGGCAGCGGCTTTCGTAGCAGCAGTGCGGATAACCTTGAGGCTAGCACGGATAGCGCTACGGGTGGAACGGTTCATTGCGTTGGCCTTTTCGGCCTGGAGCAAACGCTTTTTGCAAGACTTGTGTTGAGGCACCTTAAAATCTCCGGGTGAAAACCTACTTAAAAAATGTTAGCACAAAGATAGTAAAAGTTTAAAAGTTGTCAAGGGGCGGGAAAATGCTAAATTGCACACCATGATTCCGTTTATCAATGTACGTGCACAGCGCGAAGCCTATTTATCCGAATTTAAGCAAGCCGAACAGGATGTCCTCGACAGCGGTTGCTTTATCGGAGGACCAGTCGTACAAGCGCTGGAATCTGAACTTGCGGAATTCACAGGCGCAAAGCACGCCATCACCTGCGGTAGCGGAACGGACGCATTAACAATCGCCCTCCTCGCCCTAGGGCTTCAACCGGAAGACGAAGTCATCGTTCCAGACTTTACCTTTATCGCCCCCGCCGAATGCGTGATGCGCCTCGGAGGCATCCCGAAATTTGCAGATATCGACCCGGAAACGCTCCAAGTCAGCGCCGAAAGTATCGCAAAGCTCATTACGCCAAAGACCAAGGGCATTATCGCGGTAAACCTCTTTGGCCAGTGCGCCCCGTATGCAGAAATCCAGGAATGCGCCCGCGCAAACAGCCTTTGGCTGATCGAAGACTCGGCACAGGCGTTCGGGGCCACGCAAAACGGAGTCCCAGCCTGCACGTTCGGGGACATTTCCATCACAAGCTTTTACCCGGCCAAGCCACTCGGCTGTTACGGGGACGGCGGAGCGCTCTTCACCGCAAACGATGAACTTGCACAAAAAATCCGCCTCATCGCAAACCACGGCAGCCAACAGCGATACATTCACGAAATCTGCGGCATGAACAGCAGACTAGATGCCCTCCAGGCAGCAGTCCTTCGTGTGAAGCTCCGTCATTTCAAGGACGAGCTCAAGAAACGCAGCGAGAATGCCCGCAAGTACAGCGAGTTTTTCAACGCAGTTCCGGGAATCGCGCCGCAAGAAATCGCAAACGGCAACATGAGCACGTATGCGCAATACACTGTATTAGCGGAAGACCGCAAATCCTTTATCGAAAAACTAGACGCCGCGGAAATTCCGTACTGCATCCACTACCCGCAGCCGCTGCACACGCAGCCATGCTTCAAAGGCCTCAGTGCATCACGAGATTGCGCCAGCAACGCCATGGAAGCCTGCCAAAAAGTCGTCAGCCTCCCCATGTGCGCGTTTACAGATGTCGAAGAAATTATTGCGAGACTCCGCAAAACGACAATCTAACGTCAGTCGCGTTTCAAGACTTTACTGGATGCTTCGCCGTTCCGGCTCAGCATGACAACATTAAACCCGGCTCAGCATGACGAAAACCAACGACCATTGACTAACGACTACAACACAAATTTCTCAATAACTTCAGTAATTCCGGAGTGGTTGTTGTCGTGCTCGGTCACGTAATTGGCGACAGCCTTTGCCGCCGGTGACGCATTCGCCATAGCCACCCCGACACCAGCCGCTTCGATCATCGGGCAATCGTTTTCTTCATCGCCCACGGCAATCGTATTTTCAATCGGCTCGTGATAGAAGTCTGCCATGTAGCGCACAGCAGCGCCTTTGTTCGAAAGCATGTGCGAGAACTCAAGCATTTCAGGTTTGCTGAACACGTCGAACAGCTTGCCCGCTGTAACCGTCCGCATCTCGGTGCGGAAATCCACGAGACTCGAATGTTCAAACGGCGTAATCACGTTTACCTTGATCGGCGGCTTGACTACCACATTGATGGGGCCATCATTGCCATTACCCCCACCATAATAATTGCGGATATCATCTACAACAACATAATCCATTTTCATCAAGCGGCAATACGTTTTGAGCTGTTCCGTCTCGTATTCCGAGACCACCAAATCGCCCGCATAAGTGTGTGCGTGCATTCCGCGTTTGTGGGCTTCGTCCATGACGAACTTCACCTGATCCACAGCGATGCGGCGTGTCAAAATCGGCTGTTCGGTTCCGCAGTCATAGATGAGCCCGCCATTAAAGCTGACCAGAAAATATCCCGGCTTCAAGAAGCCGTACTTTTCGGCAATGTGCTTTACGCTTGTGAGCGGGCGCCCCGTCGTCATCACGAACTTGTGTCCAGCCCCGATCATCGCCTGGATTGAAGCCATGTCTGCCTGGCTAATATTCTTCTCGTCGTCGAGGAGCGTGCCGTCTAAATCAGTAAATAAAAGTTTCATCACGGCAAATATAGAAAGTCCGTCTAGCCAATCCAAAATATTTATTTACATTTTTCAAAAAAGAAGGAAAGCCTTATGCAAATCGATGATTTACTGAAAGAAGCAAAAAGTGTTGCCATTTTTGGGCACGTACGCCCTGACGGAGACTGCGTGGGCTCTACACTTGGTCTTTACAACTACATCTGCGACAACTACCCGACTACGAAAGTCCGCATTTTCTTGGAACGCTTCCCGGAAAACTACAAGATTCTCTCCAATTCCAACGAAATTAACGAATTTTACAGCGATGAGTTTGGCTCGTTCGATTTGGCATTCCTTTTGGATTCATCCACATTCGACCGAATCGGCGCAAACGGCGAAAGCTGCCTCAAAGCAGCTAAAAAGACTTGCAACATCGACCACCACGTCAGCAATCCGCAGAATCTCTGCGACGTCAATTACGTGGATGCAAAGGCAAGTTCCGCATGCGAAGTCCTCTACTTTTTACTCGACCCGAGCAAAGTCAGCAAGGCAACCGCAGAATGTTTGTACCTCGGCATCGTGCATGACACAGGAGCCTTCAAGTTCAGCAGCACAGGCCACAAGACGATGACGGTCATTGGCGACTTGCTTGAAAAAGGCATCGACTTCACGCGCATCATCAACGAGACGTACTACACGAGAACGTATACCCAGACACTCGTAACAGGCTATGTGATGATGAGCAGCAAACTCGCCCTCGACGGAAAAGTCGTCTACAGCTACATCACGCCCGAAGACATGGACCGCTATTCAGTGACTCCGGTTGAACTCAGCAGTGTCATCGACACCTTGCGCGAAGTCACCGGCACTGAAGTCGCCATATTTCTCTATCCAGTCAACGGCGAATACAAGATCAGCCTGCGCAGCAATTACGTTGTCGATGTCAACAAAGTTGCAGGAGCATTTGGCGGAGGCGGTCACGTCCGTGCTGCTGGCGCAAGCTCCAAGGACTCTCCCGAAGAAACGATTGCAAAGCTATTGAAAGTCATCCAAGAACAGCTTTAAAAAGGGACGCGCGATAAAACGCGCGTTTTTTATACCATAAACAAGGCAACAGCCAAGAAAACGAA includes:
- a CDS encoding Cof-type HAD-IIB family hydrolase, coding for MKLLFTDLDGTLLDDEKNISQADMASIQAMIGAGHKFVMTTGRPLTSVKHIAEKYGFLKPGYFLVSFNGGLIYDCGTEQPILTRRIAVDQVKFVMDEAHKRGMHAHTYAGDLVVSEYETEQLKTYCRLMKMDYVVVDDIRNYYGGGNGNDGPINVVVKPPIKVNVITPFEHSSLVDFRTEMRTVTAGKLFDVFSKPEMLEFSHMLSNKGAAVRYMADFYHEPIENTIAVGDEENDCPMIEAAGVGVAMANASPAAKAVANYVTEHDNNHSGITEVIEKFVL
- a CDS encoding roadblock/LC7 domain-containing protein encodes the protein MSDYTIYSDDANKVRRLMMAYQASVKCEYVVLCHRDGNIIAEVGSLGSDLDATPLAVLSIAAFDSSRQIGVMLGGEKFQSVSFTGENRSVYISPVDQSLLLVQVFNGGRLPNRIEDFNRLLVEKLEDAVPAFTQNTSSLVR
- a CDS encoding DegT/DnrJ/EryC1/StrS aminotransferase family protein, with protein sequence MIPFINVRAQREAYLSEFKQAEQDVLDSGCFIGGPVVQALESELAEFTGAKHAITCGSGTDALTIALLALGLQPEDEVIVPDFTFIAPAECVMRLGGIPKFADIDPETLQVSAESIAKLITPKTKGIIAVNLFGQCAPYAEIQECARANSLWLIEDSAQAFGATQNGVPACTFGDISITSFYPAKPLGCYGDGGALFTANDELAQKIRLIANHGSQQRYIHEICGMNSRLDALQAAVLRVKLRHFKDELKKRSENARKYSEFFNAVPGIAPQEIANGNMSTYAQYTVLAEDRKSFIEKLDAAEIPYCIHYPQPLHTQPCFKGLSASRDCASNAMEACQKVVSLPMCAFTDVEEIIARLRKTTI
- the rpsT gene encoding 30S ribosomal protein S20; translation: MPQHKSCKKRLLQAEKANAMNRSTRSAIRASLKVIRTAATKAAALEEMPKLFSMLDKAAVSHRAGFCANRAANYKAKVAKVINGLA
- a CDS encoding BamA/TamA family outer membrane protein, yielding MKLWWRNILYVVTVLLLGAVLCHASECRIERVEWVGEHSEFEELSMNDVVGAPCGSWRAAKQKLLRYYEDRGFVGAKLDVAVDSAGVMRCEFVRGSAWVWASSENLDSGATDAEVFAQLTGLEIGEKVSLSDLERSERKLSRLGYYEKTADVRLFRDPVRNRIIPAYSMRAAPISAAEGFLTYSSDENVWEGKINLELFNILGTGRDLQMEGYSQSDSRRLEGSYRERFIFGTAWDVLVRGFFEDDSLSRDSRLELGVSRNVGFNFDVAVFVGIGNDEKSSTFELSYVSFDRSVLPRSGTSFDLSLAWMMDRPDSLDSYLRLQSSLVYYVPLWKNFIVRYSAAAGALLPSGGSFAREDLFSLGGINSFKGMMYGFMRTRAYGFSQAAFLWQDGYDLSIELFYQPGIYRRMKPFHGWAREHDYGIGFTQYRKAWSFSIYYALRNGCDYLDGVLGFGVKTLF
- a CDS encoding bifunctional oligoribonuclease/PAP phosphatase NrnA → MQIDDLLKEAKSVAIFGHVRPDGDCVGSTLGLYNYICDNYPTTKVRIFLERFPENYKILSNSNEINEFYSDEFGSFDLAFLLDSSTFDRIGANGESCLKAAKKTCNIDHHVSNPQNLCDVNYVDAKASSACEVLYFLLDPSKVSKATAECLYLGIVHDTGAFKFSSTGHKTMTVIGDLLEKGIDFTRIINETYYTRTYTQTLVTGYVMMSSKLALDGKVVYSYITPEDMDRYSVTPVELSSVIDTLREVTGTEVAIFLYPVNGEYKISLRSNYVVDVNKVAGAFGGGGHVRAAGASSKDSPEETIAKLLKVIQEQL